From a region of the Osmia lignaria lignaria isolate PbOS001 chromosome 10, iyOsmLign1, whole genome shotgun sequence genome:
- the LOC117611922 gene encoding uncharacterized protein LOC117611922 isoform X2 yields MVVPTIWIRNNMLFSGEQYERQLTDAELKVQRSLEKLSVPDWYLNKRSTSPKIVNVDPIELRPPSWKCPLPKNSSINSTSSDLSDTPTKASKNNNEKSTSNNSSDQPKPPESKQRKSSSKSPHTKEEIFDTWVPEVNLPVDISKTFPKVSPSRKIHNINIVFPPGPKVDIFDNQDCKTISNNYSNCNTIRVQEQSADFSRKNEESPCRKKNNVQEVVETPVKTPTTRGSYRFRTTSTPKFTPANLFSSTVIEDSPKPKKNLSKNILEKSSIFEKSFGSNDHSDFSIDHCRKPKKLSQDLLEKTFVFDRSFQSIEDLSTNISRDSCIFEKNIRSIEPIFFEKDDGALSTLKSSSMVRDMVRKLEVSKNSSQTPQKTSTFTWNKQAPIQIRKSTFQLKTPSMFQEKRFNLASRNPREEKPCLETQSPCTRFLNSNRKSTELENVVRSKHLTREKGVVQGLIGVLAEKVNQSTLPRQKQVAEVNRNFVKKVVSALENADRSKNEQVPKTRMISANEDTGSGSDSEFKSYTTSVSLKDTDSSDSDQRTPSPKSDEDNRFDYSYMTTTSIHQDDDSVYWIPVSRCKLPRTSSLISIMSRLSGNGHSPCVSPIRSEHEEQQTWGVTYRRTSSLSKKLFRIDETVVIDSGYSDKSDRSGISSRYEDSNWSEDNQYDSGSECKYTKVKRSRRKSIVNNFHF; encoded by the exons ATGGTTGTGCCGACGATTTGGATTAGAAACAATATGCTGTTCTCCGGCGAACAATAT GAAAGACAACTTACCGATGCAGAATTGAAGGTTCAACGATCTCTTGAGAAACTCTCTGTTCCGGATTGGTACTTGAATAAACGTTCGACTTCGCCGAAAATAGTAAACGTCGATCCGATTGAACTTCGTCCGCCATCCTGGAAATGTCCTCTGCCTAAGAATTCTTCGATTAATTCTACATCTTCCGATTTATCAG ATACACCAACAAAAGCTTCCAAGAATAACAACGAAAAATCGACGAGCAATAATTCATCTGATCAACCGAAGCCTCCAGAATCCAAACAACGAAAATCATCGTCAAAATCTCCACATacgaaagaagaaatattcgaCACATGGGTTCCAGAAGTGAATCTACCAGTGGACATCAGTAAGACGTTTCCAAAAGTGTCACCGTCGAGGAAGATTCATAATATTAACATTGTTTTTCCACCGGGGCCGAAGGTGGACATTTTCGACAATCAGGATTGcaaaacaatttcaaataattactcCAATTGCAATACTATCCGCGTACAGGAGCAATCAGCTGATTTCAGTAGGAAGAACGAAGAGTCGCCttgtagaaagaaaaataatgttcaAGAGGTCGTGGAAACGCCTGTGAAAACTCCGACCACCAGAGGAAGCTACAGATTTCGTACCACGTCTACTCCAAAATTCACTCCAGCAAACTTGTTCTCATCCACCGTCATCGAGGACAGTCCAAAACCGAAGAAGAACCTTTCTAAGAATATCCTAGAAAAATCCTCCATCTTTGAGAAGAGTTTCGGGAGCAACGATCATTCAGATTTCTCCATTGATCATTGTCGAAAACCGAAGAAGCTGTCTCAGGATCTCCTGGAAAAGACATTTGTTTTTGATCGATCGTTTCAGAGCATCGAAGATTTATCGACGAACATCAGTAGAGACAGCTGTATATTCGAGAAGAACATACGTTCCATCGAACCCATCTTCTTCGAGAAGGACGACGGGGCTCTGTCTACGTTAAAGTCTTCCTCCATGGTCCGTGACATGGTGAGAAAGCTAGAGGTGTCCAAAAACTCCTCCCAGACTCCCCAGAAGACGTCAACGTTCACCTGGAACAAACAAGCACCTATTCAAATTAGAAAATCTACCTTTCAACTAAAAACCCCAAGTATGTTCCAGGAGAAGAGATTCAATCTTGCTTCCAGAAATCCTCGAGAAGAGAAACCGTGTCTCGAGACTCAGTCACCTTGCACCAGGTTCCTGAACTCCAACAGAAAGTCTACAGAATTGGAGAACGTGGTGAGGAGCAAACATTTGACCAGAGAGAAGGGTGTCGTGCAAGGACTCATCGGCGTTCTAGCCGAGAAGGTGAATCAATCGACTTTACCTCGCCAGAAGCAGGTAGCAGAGGTGAACAGGAACTTTGTGAAAAAGGTGGTAAGCGCATTGGAAAACGCAGATAGATCAAAGAACGAACAGGTGCCTAAGACCAGAATGATCTCTGCGAACGAGGACACAGGAAGTGGCAGCGACTCTGAATTTAAATCCTACACAACATCAGTTTCTCTTAAGGATACAGACAGTAGTGATTCGGATCAGAGGACACCCAGTCCGAAAAGCGACGAGGACAACAGATTTGATTATAGTTACATGACGACAACTAGCATTCATCAGGACGATGATTCTGTCTACTGGATACCCGTGTCTAGGTGCAAACTTCCAAGAACCAGCTCTCTAATCAGCATAATGTCCAGGTTGTCCGGGAATGGACACTCTCCCTGCGTCAGTCCCATAAGAAGCGAGCACGAGGAACAGCAGACATGGGGTGTCACCTACAGGAGGACCAGCAGTTTGTCCAAGAAGCTGTTCAGGATTGATGAGACTGTTGTGATTGATTCTGGATACTCTGACAAGTCGGACAGATCTGGAATCAGCTCGAGATACGAGGATAGTAATTGGTCAGAGGACAATCAATATGATTCTGGGTCGGAATGCAAGTACACGAAGGTGAAGAGGTCCAGAAGGAAGTCTATAGTTAACAACTTccacttttaa
- the LOC117611922 gene encoding uncharacterized protein LOC117611922 isoform X1, with the protein MVVPTIWIRNNMLFSGEQYQERQLTDAELKVQRSLEKLSVPDWYLNKRSTSPKIVNVDPIELRPPSWKCPLPKNSSINSTSSDLSDTPTKASKNNNEKSTSNNSSDQPKPPESKQRKSSSKSPHTKEEIFDTWVPEVNLPVDISKTFPKVSPSRKIHNINIVFPPGPKVDIFDNQDCKTISNNYSNCNTIRVQEQSADFSRKNEESPCRKKNNVQEVVETPVKTPTTRGSYRFRTTSTPKFTPANLFSSTVIEDSPKPKKNLSKNILEKSSIFEKSFGSNDHSDFSIDHCRKPKKLSQDLLEKTFVFDRSFQSIEDLSTNISRDSCIFEKNIRSIEPIFFEKDDGALSTLKSSSMVRDMVRKLEVSKNSSQTPQKTSTFTWNKQAPIQIRKSTFQLKTPSMFQEKRFNLASRNPREEKPCLETQSPCTRFLNSNRKSTELENVVRSKHLTREKGVVQGLIGVLAEKVNQSTLPRQKQVAEVNRNFVKKVVSALENADRSKNEQVPKTRMISANEDTGSGSDSEFKSYTTSVSLKDTDSSDSDQRTPSPKSDEDNRFDYSYMTTTSIHQDDDSVYWIPVSRCKLPRTSSLISIMSRLSGNGHSPCVSPIRSEHEEQQTWGVTYRRTSSLSKKLFRIDETVVIDSGYSDKSDRSGISSRYEDSNWSEDNQYDSGSECKYTKVKRSRRKSIVNNFHF; encoded by the exons ATGGTTGTGCCGACGATTTGGATTAGAAACAATATGCTGTTCTCCGGCGAACAATAT CAGGAAAGACAACTTACCGATGCAGAATTGAAGGTTCAACGATCTCTTGAGAAACTCTCTGTTCCGGATTGGTACTTGAATAAACGTTCGACTTCGCCGAAAATAGTAAACGTCGATCCGATTGAACTTCGTCCGCCATCCTGGAAATGTCCTCTGCCTAAGAATTCTTCGATTAATTCTACATCTTCCGATTTATCAG ATACACCAACAAAAGCTTCCAAGAATAACAACGAAAAATCGACGAGCAATAATTCATCTGATCAACCGAAGCCTCCAGAATCCAAACAACGAAAATCATCGTCAAAATCTCCACATacgaaagaagaaatattcgaCACATGGGTTCCAGAAGTGAATCTACCAGTGGACATCAGTAAGACGTTTCCAAAAGTGTCACCGTCGAGGAAGATTCATAATATTAACATTGTTTTTCCACCGGGGCCGAAGGTGGACATTTTCGACAATCAGGATTGcaaaacaatttcaaataattactcCAATTGCAATACTATCCGCGTACAGGAGCAATCAGCTGATTTCAGTAGGAAGAACGAAGAGTCGCCttgtagaaagaaaaataatgttcaAGAGGTCGTGGAAACGCCTGTGAAAACTCCGACCACCAGAGGAAGCTACAGATTTCGTACCACGTCTACTCCAAAATTCACTCCAGCAAACTTGTTCTCATCCACCGTCATCGAGGACAGTCCAAAACCGAAGAAGAACCTTTCTAAGAATATCCTAGAAAAATCCTCCATCTTTGAGAAGAGTTTCGGGAGCAACGATCATTCAGATTTCTCCATTGATCATTGTCGAAAACCGAAGAAGCTGTCTCAGGATCTCCTGGAAAAGACATTTGTTTTTGATCGATCGTTTCAGAGCATCGAAGATTTATCGACGAACATCAGTAGAGACAGCTGTATATTCGAGAAGAACATACGTTCCATCGAACCCATCTTCTTCGAGAAGGACGACGGGGCTCTGTCTACGTTAAAGTCTTCCTCCATGGTCCGTGACATGGTGAGAAAGCTAGAGGTGTCCAAAAACTCCTCCCAGACTCCCCAGAAGACGTCAACGTTCACCTGGAACAAACAAGCACCTATTCAAATTAGAAAATCTACCTTTCAACTAAAAACCCCAAGTATGTTCCAGGAGAAGAGATTCAATCTTGCTTCCAGAAATCCTCGAGAAGAGAAACCGTGTCTCGAGACTCAGTCACCTTGCACCAGGTTCCTGAACTCCAACAGAAAGTCTACAGAATTGGAGAACGTGGTGAGGAGCAAACATTTGACCAGAGAGAAGGGTGTCGTGCAAGGACTCATCGGCGTTCTAGCCGAGAAGGTGAATCAATCGACTTTACCTCGCCAGAAGCAGGTAGCAGAGGTGAACAGGAACTTTGTGAAAAAGGTGGTAAGCGCATTGGAAAACGCAGATAGATCAAAGAACGAACAGGTGCCTAAGACCAGAATGATCTCTGCGAACGAGGACACAGGAAGTGGCAGCGACTCTGAATTTAAATCCTACACAACATCAGTTTCTCTTAAGGATACAGACAGTAGTGATTCGGATCAGAGGACACCCAGTCCGAAAAGCGACGAGGACAACAGATTTGATTATAGTTACATGACGACAACTAGCATTCATCAGGACGATGATTCTGTCTACTGGATACCCGTGTCTAGGTGCAAACTTCCAAGAACCAGCTCTCTAATCAGCATAATGTCCAGGTTGTCCGGGAATGGACACTCTCCCTGCGTCAGTCCCATAAGAAGCGAGCACGAGGAACAGCAGACATGGGGTGTCACCTACAGGAGGACCAGCAGTTTGTCCAAGAAGCTGTTCAGGATTGATGAGACTGTTGTGATTGATTCTGGATACTCTGACAAGTCGGACAGATCTGGAATCAGCTCGAGATACGAGGATAGTAATTGGTCAGAGGACAATCAATATGATTCTGGGTCGGAATGCAAGTACACGAAGGTGAAGAGGTCCAGAAGGAAGTCTATAGTTAACAACTTccacttttaa